One window from the genome of Rhodopirellula halodulae encodes:
- the dtd gene encoding D-aminoacyl-tRNA deacylase translates to MKIVLQRTQHASVSVDGQVVGEIDRGLVALIGIGHSDTEATAAALADKTAGLRIFSDENGKMNRNVLDAGGDVLAISQFTLLADCRKGRRPAFTDAAPPDQAKHLYEHYMSELRKTGLTVPSGIFAADMAVSLVNDGPVTIILEL, encoded by the coding sequence ATGAAAATTGTCCTGCAACGAACTCAACACGCCAGCGTCTCGGTCGATGGACAAGTCGTGGGCGAAATTGATCGAGGATTGGTTGCCCTGATCGGGATCGGGCACAGCGACACAGAAGCCACCGCGGCGGCTTTGGCGGACAAGACCGCAGGCCTACGCATCTTCAGCGATGAAAACGGCAAAATGAATCGCAACGTTCTCGATGCCGGCGGCGACGTGCTGGCGATCAGCCAATTCACCTTGTTGGCAGATTGCCGCAAAGGCAGACGTCCGGCTTTCACCGATGCCGCGCCGCCCGACCAAGCCAAGCATCTCTACGAACACTACATGAGCGAACTTCGCAAAACTGGATTGACGGTACCCAGTGGAATTTTCGCGGCCGACATGGCTGTCTCGCTGGTCAACGATGGTCCGGTGACCATCATTTTGGAACTTTGA